One window of Verrucomicrobiia bacterium genomic DNA carries:
- a CDS encoding DUF1501 domain-containing protein → MRKTISRRGFLKQLNCAAVGSSAVLNTLLNLKLANSVTAQSGPLDNRSLVCIFLSGGMDSFNVLVPWEQSAYNTYAISRGAFGTDGGLALERAALRQLAAPSAAFGLHPACANLQAMANGTGSFAGKRRLSFVANVGTLVQPVTKAQFNAWENGQNAALPVPKALFSHSDQIEQWQTAVPQGMSQLSGWAGRCADILHSYYNSGANSMSISLGGNNVFQVGNSTQQFVVTPSGALSFEGNTGGANPNPLQIKNSALRNTLDQTYSNLLTESFAQLTRQSDDAQQLFQEQFDSSNAQLGAAVDALFPPANYVATTLKAVVKTIKIRNQLGLRRQTFFVQYGGWDHHGELLETQAGMLGVLDSAIGAYQRALEMVGLQDDVITFTASDFSRTLRSNGRGTDHAWGANAMVFGGKVDGGKVFGTYPDLALDGPDDVGRGGRLLPGVAADLYFAELLRWFGVSAGNMGYVLPNIANFWNPALGSAPLGFVLP, encoded by the coding sequence ATGCGCAAAACCATTTCACGCCGCGGATTCCTGAAACAACTGAACTGCGCCGCCGTTGGATCCTCCGCAGTGCTCAACACGCTGCTCAACCTCAAGCTGGCCAACAGCGTCACGGCGCAAAGCGGTCCACTCGATAATCGATCGCTCGTGTGCATTTTCCTGAGCGGCGGCATGGATTCCTTCAACGTGCTCGTCCCCTGGGAACAATCCGCATACAACACCTACGCAATCTCCCGCGGTGCATTTGGCACCGATGGCGGCCTCGCGCTCGAACGCGCAGCCCTTCGGCAGCTTGCCGCGCCGTCCGCAGCCTTCGGTTTGCACCCGGCCTGCGCGAACCTGCAGGCAATGGCGAATGGAACCGGTTCATTCGCGGGCAAACGCAGACTGTCATTCGTCGCCAATGTAGGAACACTCGTTCAACCCGTCACAAAAGCGCAGTTCAACGCGTGGGAGAACGGGCAGAACGCCGCGCTTCCCGTGCCCAAGGCGTTGTTCTCGCACAGCGACCAGATCGAGCAATGGCAGACCGCAGTGCCGCAGGGAATGTCACAATTGAGCGGCTGGGCCGGGAGGTGCGCCGACATCCTGCACAGTTACTACAACAGCGGGGCGAACTCGATGAGCATCTCGCTCGGCGGCAACAACGTGTTCCAGGTCGGCAACTCAACCCAGCAGTTCGTCGTCACTCCGTCGGGCGCCTTGTCGTTCGAAGGCAACACGGGCGGCGCCAACCCGAATCCACTTCAAATCAAGAATTCGGCGTTGCGCAACACCCTGGACCAGACCTACAGCAATCTGCTGACAGAAAGCTTCGCGCAACTCACGCGGCAGAGCGACGACGCCCAGCAACTTTTCCAGGAACAGTTCGATTCCTCAAATGCGCAGCTCGGCGCCGCTGTGGACGCGCTCTTTCCGCCCGCGAATTATGTGGCAACGACGTTGAAGGCGGTGGTGAAGACCATCAAGATTCGGAATCAACTCGGCTTGCGGCGCCAGACGTTCTTCGTGCAGTACGGCGGATGGGATCATCACGGCGAATTGCTGGAAACCCAGGCCGGCATGCTGGGCGTGCTGGACTCCGCGATCGGTGCCTATCAGCGCGCCCTGGAGATGGTGGGACTGCAGGACGACGTCATTACATTCACGGCTTCGGATTTCAGCCGGACACTTCGATCCAATGGCCGCGGAACCGATCACGCATGGGGCGCGAATGCCATGGTGTTCGGCGGGAAAGTGGACGGCGGAAAAGTGTTCGGCACGTATCCCGACCTCGCGTTGGACGGGCCCGACGACGTCGGCCGTGGCGGCCGCCTGCTCCCCGGTGTTGCGGCTGATTTGTATTTCGCGGAACTGTTGCGCTGGTTTGGAGTCTCGGCGGGCAACATGGGCTACGTGCTGCCCAATATTGCAAACTTCTGGAATCCCGCGCTGGGATCGGCGCCCCTTGGCTTTGTCCTGCCGTGA
- a CDS encoding DUF1800 family protein — protein sequence MSPLLFRIVAACALAMALSAHAGVELLWTIGIDEDPSASAYNPTDEFSQENFVNDARPGRVTRIAGDPLYNPLANPDRDDDFYLAGNYPAAFNALLALLPVPFAEPSLAWERALASGDRTNRAHFFLSAAHANPTARLRLSFELVYGGIWTNAPVNASGEGFGAHDVVVRFRNSSGTSTLLFTNRIDRDTRITLDFAATNVAATAGPNTIEWVRAGPSIAGVSAWIQFDFASLEVDTEALADADLDGMPRWWEREMHLSDNDPGDGGFDRDGDGLTALQEFNNGIQSTDVYNADSDNDGLGDAQERTMGTNPLLTDSDGDSVSDGDEVKGPGSSNPLASDSDEDGFADATERRLGTDPNSAAVSPTLFRGAIGIQFVSGNDIEGALRTNEIGGPVPQVRWNVTTPIRSWNRPLGSKADIASPIANHIVRSDGLVVTNFGLNWSGDASDSSRNSGTTDRKLMNGFVRASASVPLTISVSNVPFARYDVYVLVGGSYDDQRGRIRLGSNASTDHFFRTTTTTPQATFTELKTAAGSFQKGNLVRFTNQTSSHFTLTVTNVQGWAVGVHALQIVDAALDADASGIPEWFEMKHTLQPATAALSAADSDGDGLSNLQEFQRGSNPRLADTDSDGLLDSAESLANALNADSDGDGLSDYDELNAAIPSNPNIADTDGDGISDREENRRGLDPMFNSTNSPGFAGYVPVFRNAPDRWEWTIENVQLVWDHGSGALAANVWNEDFLFELAVRNPASSDWRTLGMALRYYNGSITHLFHSERIGGFSSPNQPTGSIWDSSYGNPPADLQSKLGFSGFGPADMSSRLKFRLLAQRAAASNAWVLTFSITNQTSNTMVVLRSFTNSFAANAAVNNGSATWVDYGGIPGSCSMVVHQGVRLFITTNALENLPEFAASRDRDKDGMPDVWETAHNFNLFSASDAILDADVDGLNNRDEFLAGTNPRAADTDGDGISDSLERENASDPLLATSKPQFTGAAWPEGEDIDGSGLPDAWEIRYGAARLQLHEDADGDGVSNFREAVDGTDPFNEESVMFVNLSLLTNDVLIRWPFIAAKTQSLHTSGSLTNWALFEGNLQVASGVVHAQFTNRVASSQQDFYRVTTEDRDSDGDGVSDWAEGVLGSDAYRQNSVQGATPMINSAGSITGLVAGDYAAFAQQMLERTGLVTRAQAARLLQQATFGPTLRDLDRVQQLGLEGWIGDQITNQPPTLHRPYIEHIYADFDGARTDLTYSFNELDQFVNGNNATTPFARAVIAGPDQLRQRVAFALSQILVASRRDPNLENKPLAMTHFYDIFVRKAFGNYFDVLREVTFHPVMGRYLSHIGNQKARPEINQYPDENYAREVQQLFTIGLWELNLDGTRKLDPIGQPIPTYGNAQITEFARVFTGLWFGGQAWGNGGWSDDDCSVPMQMWADKHDFGIKTLLNGFVIPARTPTVANGIRDVDDALRHLFDHPNTPPFVSRQLIQFMVTSNPSTGYVARVASAFRDNGAGQRGDLGAVVRAILMDEEARHPRWFAGAREFGRLKEPVHRAMAIARVARLHQHQDLLWWSWGEFNAAAFQEPGFSPSVFNFFRPGYQPPGLLTQHGLVGPAFQITDSYSSISFPNKLWEITCEGLKLYDVYRFPPDYADLLPFAGDSAALADQVGLLFCGGVMSSATRDHLLAAINQIPTTDRLLRIRMAVFLAAASPEGAIQR from the coding sequence ATGTCCCCGCTTTTATTCCGCATCGTTGCAGCCTGTGCTCTCGCGATGGCCCTCTCGGCACATGCCGGCGTTGAACTGCTGTGGACGATCGGCATCGATGAAGATCCGTCCGCGTCGGCCTACAATCCAACCGACGAGTTTTCGCAGGAGAACTTCGTCAACGATGCCAGACCGGGTCGTGTGACGCGTATTGCGGGCGATCCGCTGTACAATCCCCTCGCCAATCCCGATCGCGATGATGATTTCTATCTTGCCGGCAATTATCCCGCCGCGTTCAACGCCCTCCTTGCGCTTCTCCCAGTCCCCTTTGCGGAACCTTCGCTCGCATGGGAACGCGCGCTCGCATCCGGGGATCGCACCAACCGCGCCCATTTTTTCCTGTCGGCTGCCCACGCCAATCCAACCGCCCGCCTGCGACTCAGCTTTGAACTCGTGTACGGCGGCATCTGGACCAATGCGCCAGTGAATGCGAGCGGCGAAGGATTTGGCGCGCACGATGTCGTGGTTCGTTTCCGGAACAGCAGCGGCACCTCGACACTTCTATTCACGAACCGCATCGACCGCGATACCCGCATCACGCTCGATTTCGCCGCGACAAACGTGGCCGCCACGGCCGGACCCAACACGATCGAGTGGGTGCGCGCCGGCCCCAGCATTGCCGGGGTCAGCGCATGGATCCAATTCGACTTCGCAAGTCTGGAAGTGGACACAGAGGCACTCGCAGACGCCGATCTCGATGGGATGCCGCGTTGGTGGGAACGGGAGATGCACCTCTCCGACAATGATCCGGGCGACGGGGGTTTCGACCGCGATGGCGATGGATTGACCGCTCTTCAGGAGTTTAACAACGGGATACAATCGACGGACGTTTACAACGCCGATAGCGACAACGACGGGCTCGGCGATGCCCAGGAGCGAACCATGGGAACCAATCCCCTTCTCACCGACAGTGACGGCGATTCTGTTTCGGATGGGGATGAAGTCAAAGGTCCCGGGTCTTCAAATCCTCTCGCATCCGATTCGGACGAGGACGGTTTTGCAGATGCAACGGAGCGACGGCTCGGAACCGATCCCAACAGCGCAGCGGTTTCGCCGACACTGTTCCGCGGGGCCATAGGGATTCAGTTTGTTTCGGGAAATGACATCGAAGGCGCGCTGCGAACCAACGAGATCGGCGGCCCTGTGCCGCAGGTTCGATGGAATGTCACCACGCCGATCCGCAGTTGGAATCGTCCTCTCGGCAGCAAGGCAGACATCGCGTCACCAATCGCGAACCACATTGTGCGCAGCGATGGATTGGTTGTGACGAACTTTGGGTTGAATTGGAGCGGCGACGCGAGTGACTCGAGCCGCAACAGCGGAACGACCGACCGCAAGTTGATGAACGGTTTTGTGCGCGCATCAGCAAGTGTTCCCCTGACGATCAGCGTCAGCAATGTTCCCTTCGCGCGCTACGACGTTTACGTGCTGGTGGGCGGGTCTTACGATGATCAACGCGGCCGCATTCGGCTGGGTTCGAATGCATCGACGGATCACTTTTTCCGCACGACAACGACAACGCCTCAAGCCACCTTCACGGAACTGAAAACGGCCGCTGGCAGCTTTCAAAAAGGCAACCTCGTGCGGTTTACAAACCAGACGTCATCGCACTTCACCCTCACAGTCACAAATGTCCAGGGCTGGGCCGTCGGCGTGCATGCACTTCAAATTGTCGACGCGGCGCTCGACGCCGATGCATCTGGAATTCCGGAATGGTTCGAGATGAAACACACGCTCCAGCCCGCCACAGCGGCCTTGAGCGCGGCCGATTCTGACGGCGACGGGTTAAGCAACCTTCAAGAGTTCCAACGCGGAAGCAATCCGCGGCTGGCGGACACGGATAGTGACGGACTGCTGGACTCGGCTGAATCGCTTGCCAACGCACTCAACGCAGACAGCGACGGCGACGGCTTGTCCGACTATGACGAACTGAACGCGGCGATTCCCAGCAATCCGAACATTGCCGACACAGATGGCGACGGAATAAGCGATCGTGAGGAGAATCGGCGCGGCTTGGATCCCATGTTTAATTCAACGAACAGTCCAGGTTTTGCTGGATACGTTCCCGTGTTTCGTAATGCGCCCGATCGCTGGGAGTGGACGATCGAGAACGTGCAACTGGTTTGGGATCACGGCTCGGGTGCGCTGGCCGCGAATGTGTGGAACGAGGATTTCCTTTTTGAACTCGCTGTGAGGAACCCGGCTAGCAGCGACTGGCGCACCTTGGGAATGGCGTTGCGCTACTACAATGGTTCGATCACCCACTTGTTTCATTCAGAACGAATTGGCGGCTTCAGCTCTCCGAATCAGCCCACGGGATCTATTTGGGATTCGAGCTACGGCAACCCGCCTGCTGACCTGCAATCGAAGCTCGGATTCAGCGGTTTCGGGCCAGCTGACATGTCATCGCGCTTGAAATTTCGCCTGCTCGCGCAGCGCGCCGCCGCCAGCAATGCATGGGTGTTGACGTTTTCAATCACCAATCAAACCAGCAACACCATGGTTGTCCTGCGTTCGTTCACCAACTCCTTTGCAGCCAATGCGGCGGTGAACAACGGTTCGGCGACATGGGTTGATTATGGCGGCATCCCCGGTTCATGCAGCATGGTGGTGCATCAGGGCGTCCGCCTCTTCATCACGACAAACGCGCTGGAAAACCTGCCCGAGTTCGCGGCGTCGCGCGATCGTGACAAGGACGGCATGCCTGATGTCTGGGAAACAGCTCACAATTTCAATCTCTTCTCGGCTTCGGATGCAATCCTGGATGCGGACGTCGACGGCCTGAACAATCGCGACGAGTTCCTTGCAGGCACAAATCCTCGGGCTGCCGATACGGACGGCGACGGAATTTCCGATTCACTCGAGCGAGAGAACGCGTCGGATCCGTTGCTGGCGACAAGCAAGCCGCAATTCACTGGGGCGGCGTGGCCCGAAGGTGAGGACATCGACGGCAGCGGCTTGCCCGACGCGTGGGAAATTCGTTATGGAGCCGCCAGGTTGCAGCTCCACGAGGATGCCGATGGAGACGGCGTCTCCAACTTTCGCGAGGCCGTTGACGGCACCGATCCCTTCAATGAGGAGTCCGTAATGTTCGTGAACCTTTCACTTCTGACGAACGACGTGTTGATTCGGTGGCCGTTCATCGCCGCGAAAACCCAGTCGCTTCACACTAGCGGTTCGTTGACCAATTGGGCGCTGTTCGAAGGAAATTTACAGGTGGCTTCAGGGGTCGTGCATGCACAGTTCACAAACCGCGTCGCTTCCAGCCAACAGGACTTTTATCGGGTCACGACCGAGGACCGCGACAGTGATGGAGACGGAGTGTCCGACTGGGCCGAAGGGGTGCTGGGGAGCGACGCGTATCGGCAAAACAGCGTTCAGGGCGCAACCCCAATGATCAACTCGGCCGGCTCAATCACGGGGCTGGTTGCGGGAGACTATGCTGCCTTTGCGCAGCAGATGCTCGAGCGGACAGGCTTGGTCACGCGGGCACAGGCAGCTCGGCTACTGCAACAGGCAACGTTCGGGCCAACCCTGCGCGACCTGGATCGCGTGCAGCAGCTCGGGCTCGAAGGTTGGATCGGCGATCAAATCACAAATCAGCCGCCGACACTTCATCGGCCCTACATTGAACATATCTATGCGGATTTCGACGGAGCGCGCACGGACCTCACCTATTCGTTCAACGAACTGGATCAGTTCGTAAATGGCAACAATGCGACCACGCCGTTTGCCCGCGCGGTCATCGCCGGGCCCGATCAACTCCGCCAGCGCGTGGCGTTTGCGCTGAGCCAAATTCTGGTGGCTTCGCGGCGAGATCCAAACCTGGAAAACAAGCCGCTCGCAATGACCCATTTCTACGACATCTTCGTGCGGAAGGCGTTTGGCAATTACTTCGATGTGCTGCGTGAAGTGACTTTTCATCCCGTGATGGGCCGCTATCTGAGCCACATCGGAAATCAGAAGGCGCGGCCGGAGATCAATCAATATCCGGATGAAAACTACGCGCGCGAAGTGCAACAACTGTTCACGATCGGCCTTTGGGAACTGAACCTGGATGGCACGCGCAAACTGGACCCGATCGGCCAGCCGATCCCCACCTACGGCAACGCGCAGATCACGGAATTCGCACGGGTGTTCACGGGCTTGTGGTTCGGCGGACAGGCATGGGGAAACGGCGGCTGGAGCGACGATGATTGTTCCGTGCCGATGCAGATGTGGGCGGACAAGCACGATTTTGGAATCAAAACGCTGCTCAACGGATTCGTAATTCCCGCGCGCACTCCGACTGTGGCAAACGGAATCCGTGATGTGGACGACGCATTGCGTCATTTGTTCGATCACCCGAATACGCCGCCATTTGTCTCCCGGCAATTGATCCAGTTCATGGTCACCAGCAATCCGTCCACCGGCTACGTCGCGCGTGTCGCATCAGCGTTTCGAGACAACGGCGCAGGACAGCGCGGGGATCTGGGCGCAGTGGTCCGCGCCATTCTCATGGACGAGGAAGCCCGGCATCCGCGATGGTTCGCAGGCGCGCGTGAATTCGGGCGCTTGAAAGAGCCCGTTCATCGCGCGATGGCGATCGCCCGCGTCGCGCGGCTGCATCAGCATCAGGATTTGCTTTGGTGGAGCTGGGGCGAGTTCAATGCTGCTGCATTCCAGGAACCGGGTTTTTCCCCGAGCGTCTTCAACTTCTTCCGTCCAGGCTATCAGCCGCCCGGTTTGCTCACCCAGCATGGTTTGGTGGGACCCGCGTTTCAAATCACCGACAGTTACTCGAGCATTTCGTTCCCGAACAAGCTTTGGGAAATCACGTGTGAAGGGTTGAAGCTCTACGACGTTTATCGTTTCCCACCGGATTACGCAGACCTGCTTCCATTCGCAGGTGACAGCGCCGCGCTCGCGGATCAGGTCGGTCTCCTCTTCTGCGGCGGCGTCATGTCATCTGCAACGCGCGACCACCTTCTCGCAGCCATCAATCAAATACCGACGACGGACAGGCTGCTGCGGATCCGAATGGCTGTTTTTCTCGCAGCCGCGTCCCCGGAAGGCGCCATCCAACGTTAA
- a CDS encoding PTS sugar transporter subunit IIA: MKNSGPVVLSQLIPPACIDLNLQSKDRDGVLGELVNHIPALVNQPEAKITLLRALHEREQLYSTGIGDGIALPHARNALVGMVNDPVIVFGRHATGIPYGAIDGIPARLFFLLVAPTVTQHLAVLARISRLLRDPQVRQGLLSAPAPDKALDVIRAAEARL, encoded by the coding sequence ATGAAGAATTCCGGTCCTGTGGTGCTGAGCCAGTTGATTCCTCCTGCCTGCATCGATTTGAATTTGCAGAGCAAGGACCGCGACGGTGTCCTGGGCGAACTCGTCAATCACATCCCCGCCCTGGTCAACCAACCCGAGGCCAAGATCACGCTGTTGCGGGCGCTGCACGAACGCGAGCAACTCTACAGCACCGGAATCGGCGACGGCATCGCTCTCCCGCACGCGCGCAACGCACTGGTCGGCATGGTGAATGACCCAGTAATCGTCTTTGGGCGTCATGCAACCGGGATTCCATATGGCGCGATCGACGGCATTCCGGCGCGGCTGTTTTTCCTGCTGGTCGCGCCGACGGTCACCCAGCATCTGGCGGTGTTGGCGCGGATCAGCCGGCTTCTGCGCGATCCGCAGGTGCGGCAGGGATTGCTCTCAGCGCCCGCTCCTGACAAGGCGCTCGATGTCATCCGTGCCGCAGAGGCGCGGCTTTAG
- a CDS encoding P-II family nitrogen regulator, protein MKKIEAIIKPFKLTEVKEALSELGIQGMTVTEVKGFGRQKGHTEIYRGSEYTVDFLPKIKIELVLSEAQVKPAVDAITKGARTGKIGDGKIFVFPVDNAIRIRTDEQGEAAV, encoded by the coding sequence ATGAAGAAGATCGAAGCCATCATCAAACCTTTCAAATTGACCGAAGTGAAGGAAGCGCTGAGCGAGCTCGGCATCCAAGGCATGACGGTCACCGAGGTCAAGGGATTCGGCCGCCAGAAAGGGCATACGGAAATCTATCGCGGCAGCGAATACACAGTGGATTTTCTCCCCAAAATCAAAATCGAACTCGTCCTTTCCGAGGCGCAGGTCAAACCCGCCGTCGACGCGATCACAAAGGGAGCCCGAACGGGAAAAATTGGCGATGGCAAAATCTTCGTTTTTCCCGTCGACAACGCGATCCGCATTCGGACCGATGAACAAGGTGAAGCCGCCGTTTAA
- a CDS encoding ammonium transporter: MRNRISGGSIIAAVSTLLCTTLCFPAVAADSPLPATADASAAAAVPAIDSGDNAWMLVSAALVLMMTAPGLILFYGGLVRSKNVLSTMAHSLILMGVVSALWMVYGYSMAFGTGNAFFGNPGQYFMLKGVGAAPNAEYAATIPQQTFMLFQMMFAIITPALISGAIAERIKFSAYVLFTILWVTLVYFPLCHMVWGSGGLFNWALGGKYPLLDFAGGTVVHISSGVSALVCAMVLGKRIGFPNEPLLPHNVVLSLIGAGLLWVGWYGFNAGSAAGANALATSAFAATHFSAAAGALGWAFTEWLLKKKPSVLGVASGMVAGLATITPASGFVTIPSAFLIGLCGGVACYFAVSKLKARFHYDDSLDVFGVHCVGSATGLLLLGILASTEVNAAIGTAFQPNGTPISLAGSGTQLLNQARGILFTAALSGIATFLILKIVNLVVGLRVSAEDEDSGLDLTQHGESAYNDSR; the protein is encoded by the coding sequence ATGCGCAACCGAATCTCAGGCGGTTCCATCATTGCGGCGGTATCAACACTTCTCTGCACCACACTGTGCTTCCCCGCGGTGGCGGCGGACTCTCCACTTCCGGCAACTGCAGACGCCAGCGCGGCTGCGGCGGTGCCTGCCATCGATTCAGGCGACAACGCATGGATGCTCGTCAGCGCCGCGCTTGTGCTGATGATGACGGCGCCTGGCCTGATCCTCTTCTACGGCGGACTTGTCCGAAGCAAAAACGTCCTTTCCACGATGGCGCACAGCCTGATCCTGATGGGCGTGGTCTCGGCGCTTTGGATGGTGTACGGTTACAGCATGGCGTTTGGAACAGGGAACGCCTTCTTCGGAAATCCCGGCCAATACTTCATGCTCAAAGGGGTTGGAGCGGCGCCCAACGCTGAATATGCAGCCACGATTCCGCAGCAAACGTTCATGCTTTTCCAGATGATGTTCGCGATTATCACTCCCGCGCTGATCAGCGGGGCAATTGCCGAACGCATCAAGTTCAGCGCCTACGTGTTGTTCACGATTCTTTGGGTCACCCTTGTTTATTTCCCGCTGTGCCACATGGTGTGGGGCTCGGGCGGGCTGTTCAACTGGGCGCTGGGCGGCAAATACCCGTTGCTCGACTTCGCAGGCGGCACCGTCGTGCATATCAGTTCAGGAGTCTCGGCCCTGGTCTGCGCCATGGTCCTGGGCAAACGCATCGGTTTTCCCAACGAACCGTTGCTGCCACACAACGTCGTCTTGAGCCTCATCGGCGCAGGGCTGCTGTGGGTTGGATGGTATGGATTCAACGCGGGCAGCGCCGCCGGCGCGAACGCACTCGCGACGAGTGCCTTCGCCGCCACTCATTTCTCGGCCGCCGCGGGGGCGCTCGGATGGGCATTCACGGAATGGCTGCTGAAGAAAAAACCCAGCGTCCTCGGCGTGGCTTCAGGCATGGTCGCTGGCCTGGCAACCATCACACCCGCCTCTGGTTTCGTCACGATTCCATCCGCGTTCCTGATCGGACTTTGCGGCGGGGTGGCTTGTTACTTCGCGGTTTCCAAGCTGAAGGCGCGATTCCACTACGATGATTCGCTGGACGTTTTCGGCGTTCATTGCGTCGGCAGCGCAACCGGCCTGCTCCTGTTGGGGATCCTCGCCAGCACCGAAGTCAACGCCGCGATCGGCACCGCGTTCCAGCCCAACGGCACGCCGATTTCGCTCGCGGGCAGCGGAACCCAGTTGCTCAATCAGGCGCGCGGCATACTGTTCACCGCGGCGCTTTCCGGAATCGCGACTTTTCTCATCCTGAAAATCGTGAACCTCGTCGTCGGTCTGCGCGTCTCGGCTGAAGACGAGGATTCAGGATTGGACCTGACCCAGCACGGCGAAAGCGCCTACAACGATTCAAGGTGA
- a CDS encoding tRNA (cytidine(34)-2'-O)-methyltransferase produces MNIVLLQPEIPPNTGNIARLCAATRSTLHLIEPFGFKLDDTQLKRAGMDYWKHVAWHRWKGWPGFTAHLDPAARLWLVESGGPRVYCDVQFERNDYLVFGRETAGLPPQLLAQHPQSWLRIPMFNPEARSLNLSNCVAIVLFEALRQLRLPESQ; encoded by the coding sequence TTGAACATTGTCCTCCTTCAACCCGAGATCCCGCCCAACACCGGAAACATAGCGCGCCTCTGCGCAGCGACTCGCTCGACCTTGCACCTCATCGAGCCGTTCGGGTTCAAACTGGATGATACACAGTTGAAGCGGGCCGGAATGGATTACTGGAAGCACGTCGCCTGGCATCGCTGGAAGGGCTGGCCCGGGTTCACGGCGCATCTCGATCCCGCCGCGCGGCTTTGGTTGGTGGAATCGGGCGGACCACGCGTTTACTGCGACGTCCAATTTGAACGCAACGATTACCTCGTGTTCGGCCGTGAAACGGCCGGGTTGCCGCCGCAGTTGCTCGCGCAGCACCCGCAATCCTGGCTGCGCATTCCCATGTTCAACCCGGAGGCAAGATCGTTGAACTTGTCGAACTGCGTTGCCATCGTGTTGTTTGAGGCGTTGCGGCAATTGCGGCTCCCCGAAAGTCAGTAA
- the truA gene encoding tRNA pseudouridine(38-40) synthase TruA: MNPAVSHSSPQGDVVQRRFRLTIAYDGTHYEGWQVQKIGRGVQAILEQAIARIFSHPHRVHSSSRTDTGVHALAMVAHFDVPAAECRIDPRKLVLALNAHLPDDIRVTAASLAKRNFHARFDASGKEYRYFVWNHAAMNPLLRHHAWHVPKPLDFNAMKSAAQLFVGRHDFQSFSSNPGYKKESTVRTVTHCQVRRRGPQVIFTIRGDGFLYKMCRGIAGTLVQVGLGKFVAADIEMMLRKADRRVAGMTAPAHGLVLWKVFYDRHRKSARAKSES, translated from the coding sequence TTGAATCCGGCCGTTTCCCATTCCTCTCCGCAAGGGGATGTCGTTCAGCGGCGCTTTCGCCTGACAATCGCCTACGACGGCACCCATTACGAAGGCTGGCAGGTTCAGAAGATTGGCAGGGGGGTCCAGGCGATTCTCGAACAAGCCATTGCCCGGATTTTTTCGCACCCGCACCGCGTCCATAGTTCAAGTCGCACGGACACCGGAGTGCACGCGCTTGCGATGGTGGCGCATTTCGACGTTCCCGCCGCTGAGTGCCGCATCGATCCCCGCAAGCTGGTTCTCGCCCTCAACGCGCATCTTCCCGATGATATCCGAGTCACAGCTGCGTCCCTCGCGAAACGGAATTTTCATGCACGGTTCGACGCCTCTGGCAAAGAGTACCGGTATTTCGTTTGGAACCACGCGGCAATGAATCCACTCCTTCGCCATCATGCGTGGCACGTGCCGAAACCGCTGGATTTCAATGCAATGAAATCAGCCGCGCAGCTGTTCGTCGGGCGCCACGATTTTCAATCGTTTTCGTCCAATCCAGGGTACAAGAAGGAATCCACCGTGCGAACGGTAACCCATTGCCAGGTCCGCCGGCGCGGGCCGCAAGTCATCTTTACGATTCGTGGCGACGGCTTCCTCTACAAAATGTGCCGCGGGATTGCAGGCACGCTCGTGCAGGTTGGACTTGGGAAATTCGTCGCTGCTGATATTGAAATGATGCTTCGCAAAGCGGATCGCCGCGTCGCTGGAATGACAGCACCCGCGCATGGATTAGTGCTTTGGAAAGTGTTTTACGATCGCCACCGCAAGTCGGCGCGAGCCAAAAGTGAAAGCTAA
- the ruvX gene encoding Holliday junction resolvase RuvX — MRILALDHGTKRVGVAVSDELKMIAQPLEYIAAEPFAELIARLKVIIREKEVDLVLVGMPRNMDGSYGPAALKAQEFVAVLNENIAIPIRTWDERLTSAQAQRFLIEGNVRREQRREKVDKTAAAILLQSYLDSLHLRP, encoded by the coding sequence ATGCGCATCCTCGCCCTGGACCACGGTACGAAACGTGTCGGAGTCGCGGTCAGCGATGAATTGAAAATGATCGCGCAGCCGCTCGAATACATTGCGGCGGAGCCGTTCGCCGAACTGATCGCGCGCCTCAAGGTCATCATTCGCGAGAAGGAAGTCGACCTGGTGCTGGTCGGCATGCCTCGCAACATGGATGGCAGCTACGGTCCCGCCGCGCTGAAGGCGCAGGAATTCGTCGCCGTCTTGAATGAGAATATCGCGATTCCCATCCGGACGTGGGACGAGCGGCTCACTTCCGCGCAGGCGCAGCGTTTCCTGATCGAAGGCAACGTACGGCGCGAGCAGCGGCGGGAGAAAGTCGACAAGACCGCCGCCGCGATTCTGCTGCAAAGCTACCTGGACTCGCTGCATCTCCGGCCTTGA
- a CDS encoding DUF5985 family protein yields the protein MAEVVYLLCALTSVSCTVLLMRGYRRTGLPLLFWSSVAFLAFAVANSLLFVDLVLLPETVNLLVWRQASNLAGVVLLLNGLIRTHGDL from the coding sequence ATGGCTGAAGTGGTGTATCTCCTCTGCGCTTTGACAAGCGTCTCGTGCACGGTGCTGCTGATGCGCGGCTACCGTCGCACGGGCTTGCCGCTTTTGTTCTGGAGCAGTGTCGCGTTCCTCGCGTTCGCGGTCGCGAACAGCCTGCTGTTCGTTGATCTCGTGCTGTTGCCGGAGACCGTCAATCTGCTGGTATGGCGGCAGGCATCGAACCTGGCGGGCGTGGTGCTCCTGCTTAACGGTTTAATCCGAACCCACGGAGATTTATGA